In Primulina eburnea isolate SZY01 chromosome 14, ASM2296580v1, whole genome shotgun sequence, the following proteins share a genomic window:
- the LOC140812441 gene encoding T-complex protein 1 subunit eta isoform X1, producing the protein MAAMMQPQIILLKEGTDTSQGKPQLISNINACMAVADVVRTTLGPRGMDKLIHDEKGNTTISNDGATIMKLLDIVHPAAKILVDIAKSQDSEVGDGTTTVVLLAGEFLKEAKPFIDDGVHSQNLIRSYRTAAHLAIEKIKELAVSIEGKSLEEKKSLLAKCAATTLSSKLIGGEKEFFASMVVDAVLAIGNEDRLNMIGIKKVPGGTMRDSFLVNGVAFKKTFSYAGFEQQPKKFVNPKILLLNIELELKSEKENAEIRLSDPLQYQSIVDAEWNIIYDKLDNCVKSGAKIVLSRLAIGDLGTQYFADRDIFCAGRVAEEDLQRVAAATGGTVQTTVNNVIDEVLGSCDLFEERQVGNERFNIFSGCPSGLTATIVLRGGADQFIEEAERSLHDAIMIVRRALRNSTVVAGGGAIDMEISRCLRQHARTIAGKSQLFINSYAKALEVIPRQLCDNAGFDATDVLNKLRQKHALPSGEGGAYGVDINTGGIADSFANFVWEPAVVKINAINAATEAACLILSVDETVKNPKSESAQGDAAASAMGGRGRGGAAFRGRGRGMRRR; encoded by the exons ATGGCAGCCATGATG CAACCCCAAATCATACTGCTTAAGGAAGGGACTGATACATCTCAGGGGAAGCCACAATTAATAAGCAACATTAATGCATGTATGGCTGTTGCAGATGTTGTCAGGACTACTCTTGGTCCAAGAGGCATGGACAAGTTGATCCATGATGAGAAAGGGAACACCACCATCTCAAATGATGGAGCCACCATAATGAAGCTTCTTGATATTGTACATCCAGCTGCAAAGATCCTTGTAGATATTGCTAAGTCTCAAGATTCTGAG GTTGGTGATGGGACCACCACAGTAGTTTTGCTTGCAGGAGAATTTTTGAAGGAAGCCAAGCCTTTTATTGATGATGGAGTTCATTCTCAAAACCTTATCCGGAGTTACCGCACAGCTGCTCACTTG gcaattgAGAAGATAAAAGAATTAGCTGTTAGCATAGAGGGAAAAAGTTTAGAAGAAAAGAAGAGTTTACTGGCCAAATGTGCTGCCACAACACTATCCTCTAAGCTCATTGGCGGTGAAAAGGAATTTTTCGCATCCATGGTGGTAGATGCCGTCCTCGCCATTGGGAATGAAGACAGGCTAAATATGATAGGAATCAAAAAG GTCCCTGGAGGTACAATGAGAGATTCTTTTCTTGTGAATGGTGTTGCCTTCAAAAAGACATTTTCATATGCTGGGTTTGAGCAGCAAccaaaaaaatttgtaaatccCAAGATACTTTTGCTAAACATAGAATTAGAGCTAAAATCAGAGAAAGAAAATGCAGAGATAAG GTTGTCAGATCCATTACAATATCAATCAATTGTAGATGCAGAatggaatatcatctatgacAAGTTGGACAATTGTGTGAAGAGTGGAGCTAAAATTGTGCTGTCACGGCTCGCTATTGGGGATCTTGGGACACAG TATTTTGCAGATCGTGATATATTTTGTGCGGGTCGTGTTGCTGAAGAAGATTTGCAGCGGGTTGCAGCAGCAACTGGTGGAACCGTGCAGACTACCGTGAACAACGTCATTGATGAG GTTCTGGGATCTTGTGACCTATTTGAGGAGAGGCAAGTTGGAAACGAGCGGTTTAACATATTTAGTGGATGTCCATCTGGTCTGACTGCAACAATTGTTCTTCGTGGTGGAGCAGACCAG TTTATCGAGGAGGCTGAGCGAAGTTTGCATGATGCAATTATGATTGTTAGAAGGGCCTTGAGAAACTCAACTGTAGTTGCTGGTGGGGGTGCTATTGAT ATGGAAATAAGCCGATGTTTGAGACAACATGCTCGCACAATTGCTGGGAAGTCTCAGctatttataaattcatatgcAAAAGCCCTTGAG GTTATACCCCGCCAACTCTGTGATAATGCTGGTTTTGATgcaactgatgttctgaacaaGCTGAGACAGAAACATGCTTTACCATCTG GTGAGGGTGGAGCTTATGGTGTAGACATCAATACTGGTGGAATAGCTGATTCGTTTGCCAACTTTGTATGGGAACCAGCAGTTGTGAAG ATTAATGCTATAAATGCTGCGACTGAAGCAGCTTGCTTGATCTTAAGTGTCGATGAAACGGTGAAAAACCCCAAG TCCGAGAGTGCTCAAGGTGATGCTGCTGCTAGTGCCATGGGTGGCAGAGGGAGAGGTGGAGCTGCTTTTCGTGGTCGTGGACGGGGAATGAGGAGACGATAG